DNA sequence from the Excalfactoria chinensis isolate bCotChi1 chromosome 7, bCotChi1.hap2, whole genome shotgun sequence genome:
cagtctaaaaaataaatatgggAAAACCAAGGAAATGAGGAGTTAAAAAAGAAACGAAACGTTGCTCACACACAAGAAGTTTGTTCAGGTGGTGTAAGAAGTGGGGGAAGGGGACACTCAATATACAGAAACAGTTCTGCAGCCTTTGGTACCAGTGAattcttcttctattttcttgttctttttttaagggACTTGTCACCTAAAAATCCATCTTATAATTTCTTTCCCGGTGTGCTTCCTTATCACCACTGATAGACAATAAAAAGTcagaaagagatgaagaaaatgacCGTATGTCCCTGTCTGGTCTGAAGAAACGGGTATCTGAATTGGGTTCTAGTGTTTCCCAGTGGGTGCCccgtgctgtgctgctcacataATGCCAAACTTTCCTGATAAGAAGTTTGTTTTGCCTTGGGAGGTCGCGTTCTTTCCATCCCCTGCCTTGGAAGGCACATCCATCGTAACGTACCTAATTTGAAACCCACCAGCCGTCACTGAGGCATCAGACAGAAACTTCAGGGTCATAACGTTGCCTGGGacaagacaaaggaaaacaaaggttaCGTTTTGGTTGCAGCACACCTGGGGCTTCCCGGGGTCTATGCAGCGAACtaccagctctgcctgctttaGAGCTGTAGGccccagagcagtgctgttCCTTCAGCCCCACTGTCACACCAGTTGCTAAAGCTTTGACGAACACGGTGCTTTTTGCACAGCATTCCCTGTCCTTTATAAGGCTTTGTGCCAGCTGTGCGATGTcacactgctgctcagggcACATCTGTGGGCTCcagcccatcccagtgcctgTGCTACccatgctgcagccagcagctggctCCTGTGAGCCAGGATATGGAGCCTGTGTCATCTGATGAAGTCAAAAGCTTCATTCATCGTTCTGTTTCTAAATAGCTTCATAGTTATCTGGCCATTAAGTTGTACCTCATCCAAAAGAAGTTTCCCCCTCACCTATTAGCAATAATGCTTTAAGTAGACCATGCTCAGAACTGCCATGGCTTACACTGGCTTTTCTTGACTGGTGTAGTCACCCAATTTAAGACACCAGGATGTGTGAAACAGCCACAGAACCACTAAGATCTATGGGTGACACGTCTCATtcctttaattttgtttcatttaaatcGTTCTGCTCATGTTAATGATCTCACTCTGTTGGAACTGATTTTTCCCTGGCTCTTGTCACTAATGGGAACTTGTCTATAATTTCTATAACCAGCTTTGGAACTGTTCCTGCAATCCTCACTCTTCAAATTAGCAAACGTGATGCAAGAAGATTGCATGCACAGCTGGGACTGGGTTACTGATGGCAGGTCTGCTTCATGAAGCTGCCTATGTGAAAGCTCCTTGGGTGTGCTACCACTGCAAGGCCAGcaggctgctccctgctcatTCTTCTGACCCACTTCTTTAttgatttcatttcaaagtgaCTGCATTGATGAAAGAGCATACGGGCACTTTGGAACAGCACCTTGGGTACAGAGCAGAGGTTGGGTCTTTGGTCATCTTACCTCTTTATAACTAGAAAGTAGGGATAAAAGTTGATTTGGGTTTTTTAAACCATAAGGAGTATAAATATGTTACCTGTGCTAATGATATCATCTGGCAACTCATCTCCACAAAACCTGGAACAGAAAGTATAAATAAAGTCACGACTGAAGGATACAGCAGCAATGCTCTGCTGTACAGGGACATCTCCTAATGAGGGGcacatataaacaggaggggggatggctgtttgtgagggtgggcagtgataggacaagggggagtggtttgaaactgagacaggggagattgaggttggatcttaggaggaagtttttcacccagagggtggtgatgcactggaacaggttgcccaaggaggctgtgggtgccccatccctgcaggcattcaaggccaggctggatgtggctctgggcaacctgggctgctggttggtgacctgcacacagcagggggttggagctggatgagcactgtgggcctttgcaacccaggccattctgtgattccatggttctatgatggTGGCTCTCTGGATGTGCCCTCCTTTGGAGCATGgctcccagggctgagctggctgcaggcGCTCAGTGCATGCAGTTCCCTCCTGTATGCCAACCCCACCAACTTTAGGCTTTTTCTTTAGGGGAGGGAAAAATctaggaaacattttttcaaTATAAGAAGGAACTAAATGATGCAAAACAAGTAAAACGGCCATTTAACAAGGCCTTAAGGAAAAGAAGGCGGCTCAAAGCTAAGAAAGAACTCGGTCAAGGAAAACTACAATGATCTCTAACGCAGAAACAAATGGGCTATATCCTTGCTTTGCTCCACATGATCTGTAGGGAGGCTATGAAAAACTGCAGGGATTGGGAAGTGCTTTTAtcactttgtttttactttttctcctgGTAAAAATGAGGTGTTTATACGAAAAAGATGGCTGCTATGGCCAAGTACAAGAAAAGAGctgacaagaaagaaagagaattaagGGAAGAGACAAACTCAACTGCAGGAGAAAGATGACACGTAACACCTGTTCTTTGGTTACAAAATATTTGACTTCTAAAGCAAATGGGAACTTAAATGTATTTCTAGTAACACTTTAACACCTCTTCTCAGTGCtttcaattaaagaaaatgcaaaatgctgtttgaGCGCTCGGTCTTCCTGCAGAATCAGAGAGCATCACGATAGGCAGCTGGTTGCACAGTCTCACAGCTCTCTTCATGCAGtgtaacaaagcagaaaagggcAAAGCATGATTTTCTGAGGCTGTGTTAATAAAAGGGAGGCAAATTGCCAGGAAGGATAAGTCAGGTGCTATTGCTGCAAGTTACTAGCATGACAGGTGCTAATTGGACAACACGGTGCTTTTCTGAAGCAATATTctggatggaaagaaaaaaatgatgcaaTCATTTGATTATTTGTGTATTGAAGCTGGAATTACCTGCCCACAAAACCGTTGATATCGTCATAGCTGTCATAGATTTCTAAGTAATCAGCCATGCAGGCAGTGTCGTCTTCAACATCAAACTCCAGAAACTGGAGGTGGATCCTCTGTCCGTATTTCACTCTGATATGCCAGTAGCAAATTTGGTCATTTTCATACTCGTTTGGGTAGCCTGGTGacttaaaaacatgttttgaatCCGTGAAGACTCCACCACATTCTTTTCctaagagagaaataaaaaacatcagAGTCCAAGCATTCGCTTTGGATACGGCAATGATTTAATGCTTTCGGCCCTTCCATGCAGCAGAGCCATAGAAAATCACACAGGGACAGCCAGCGTGGCTGCATGCTCTGTAGATTTCAGTAGTCAGCATCCCCAACAAGTGTCAGTCATTCCTAGCTGTTGCTTTTTAGAAGTGACAGGCATGATCCCCGAATTCAGAGGAAGAGCTTCCTTTGTCTTTTGTGAACTTTGGGCAAGACTTCAGTGCTTTATGTAAAAGGCACTCGGGGTTTCTGACTGTGCTGAACTCTAAGCTTTGGGGCTGAACTTGCAAGTCACTCTGCCATCTGGCttcatctttcttcttcaaaaacCTCTTTCAAGCATGTCTCGCACcaaaaaccacaaaagaaaaccaaactacCCCACCTGTAAAGGTCAGCGCTGCCATGCATTTCATTGTACCCCTGCTACTGGATGGAAGATGGAGGTGTGTTTCAGACAGGCAAGCAGTTCTGCAAGTTCCTCACATCATTAGCACCCCATGGAAGAGCAGAGGCTCCCTTCAGCCAGGGCTTTGCCCCCCAGGCTGCTCGCCTCCCACCTGCAGGCCAGACCACTGCCAGTCTGTGCAGCAGCTTGAATGCATCTCCTTCTAATGGGAGAGGCTCGGGCTGTCCTCTGAGTGCTGGCAGCTCTGGTTCCCCTTTGTCCTCTAACCAGACACAGCATTTGGAAAGTAACTACCTCTGGTCCCAGAGGGGAAGGCTGACAGAGGAGGGAGTTGGGCTGACATACATGCACTAATAATGAACGCAGTAGCCTAAGTATTCTCAGTGTGCTGAACATCTGTGTGTCCCCCACCCCACAGAGCTATTTGGTTAACAACTGCCCTGCTCATATAAACAAGCTCAAACCCCACAGGCACAAACAAAATGTGCACAGCTGTACAGACGTCACTGACAACTCCAGTTCCGGCTCTGCCAGCCATGGTAgaatgcacagagcagggaagccaagcacagaaaaaggggattttcttcttcttattgGTACCAGCTTGTCCCATCTTCCCAGCTACATGAAGTGACATCAAGATGAACTGGCACAGTGGCCATGTCAATACTTCAGCCATTGGAGCAGCGAATGGAGGTGAATGTGGACAAGTCCCACATCTGGTGAAGTCCTGCCAGTCATGattaaacaggagggggaacggctgcttgtgagggtgggcagtgataggacaagggggaatggtttgaaactgagacagggcaggtttaggttggatcttaggaggaagtttttcactcagagggtggtgacgcactggaacaggttgcccaaggaggctgtggatgccccatagCACTCACAGCCTTAGGCCTGAGGAGCAAGGAGCTGCTTCTAAACGCACCATTGGGGTTGTAGCAGTAGGCATCCCATCTCTCGCTTCTGTTGAGACGAATCCCATAGTCCACAATCCCCGTTCTTCCAAAACCGCAGTTGGCTCCAGCTTTTACTATGGGGTAACCAACTCTGCCCTTGGCCATCCAGCCAGCAGAACACACATGGAAACCTGCATCAGGAAGGAAAAGTGGCATCAGTGGGATGAATCAATCCCAGTCAAGAAACCGCATTTTATTTGAGTCTTACTTGAGGTGATCGATGACTTAGATGTAATTGGCCTAATAAAGTTGAACTATGGGAAACAATAGTATTTAGTGTTGAtaattttaaacacagaatGTGAAGTTGCTTTGTGTTGTCCACACTATGATCAGTCATTCtccatctgaaaagaaaaatcaaatgcagTCTCTGGGGTAGCGAAATTTGAGTGTTGTACCAGCATTTGTGATCAAATTACACACAGGATGGGTTATGTAAGTGAATAAACCGtgttctttgtttcccttttgaACTCATGCAAATGTTCTAAATCATATCTCATGAAACAATTTGCTGTATTAAGATCTGAGAGCGAATAAAATAGTACACATGGAGGATAGCTCAGGAAACAAAGCATGTACTTCAAATACTTTACATTTAAACACCTAAAATGCCTCAAGTATTTATTGCTAAACAAGTAGATCCTGTAAATGCACTTTGTGGCTGAGAACTTAAATACAATAGCCAAAGATTGCAGTGTTATTCACTGTCTGGTAGAGACCAATTCTGTGTTTTCACTGAGACAAACTGGAACATATTTGTGGTGTCCTCAggctctgagctgctcagaagAGACAAAAGTACCCTTTCTACATGTGTGCTGGTGCTGAGAGCCAGCTTCTGACTCAACGGCATGGCCTGCACATTTCTAGAGCTGAGGatattttccattgttttccTGATTCGCTGAATGAATAATCATTCCTCATCAAGAATcaaagagaaatgcagttcaCCCTGAGCTGGGACAACACATCTCAGCTGCTGAGAGGGAAATGGCACATCTCATCCCCCACTCAGCACTTGCAGgtgctccccagcagctctgtaGGTGGCTCATGCTCTGTAACAGAGGTAGGAAACTGCACACAACCCGAGCAAACACCCAGGGAGTTTACAAGTCTCTCGGTCCCAGAGTTCATAACATTCATGGAAAAGTGAAGCCATTAAGAACGACTGACgtgaaaagcaaacagttgtgatgtttgtttttttttcccaacctaTTTTTCtggctgcctccagctgctgatAGGTGGCAAGGTGTCCTCCCTCGTATTCACAGACTGCTTTTGCTTCTGCATAGGTGAGCTGGTACTTCCCGGAGCGCGACTCCCGGTGGTACACCCCAGCTGCTCGTTCTGtgggaacaacaacaaaggatTTCAGCATCATGTCTCATCTGCCCACACTGTGGGATCCTTGAAGATCATAGAACCCTAGAGTGGTTGGGTCGGAAGGGACACCCCTGCCGTGGGCTgcctgccccccagctcaggctgcccaaggcccatccatggccctgagcacctccagggatgggacacagcagctctgggcagtgtCAGGGCCTCACCGCCTCTGGGTGAAGGAtttcccctaacatccaacctgcaTCTCcactctttcagtttaaaaccattcctccttgtcctgtcactatctgaCCGTGTACAGAGTTGCTCTCCTCCTGCCCATAAGCTCCCGTCAaatgctggaaggctgcaatgatgTCTCCCCAGAGCCATCCCTTCTGCATGCTGAACCAGCCCAGCCTATCTTCATCAGAGTTCGGTTTTATTCAGAAGTCTTGAACAATAGAGCTAGTCAGAGCCTGGCAAGGTTCTGAAGAAGGGAAAGTCAGCAAATGCAGGGAAGGAGCCCCACGGGACGGCTCAGCCAGCAGTAGCTATGGGAACCATTGGCCCCTGTCGGCACGACCGCCCCGTGCATCCTATCGTTCTGGGCTGCTCTCACAGCATACTGTTGG
Encoded proteins:
- the TNFAIP6 gene encoding tumor necrosis factor-inducible gene 6 protein isoform X1, which translates into the protein MDIPEQHAQHCLLHSPAPYTAIFTIHIQPNSSEEMIALIFFSALLWDEAQAWGFKDGVLHNSIWLERAAGVYHRESRSGKYQLTYAEAKAVCEYEGGHLATYQQLEAARKIGFHVCSAGWMAKGRVGYPIVKAGANCGFGRTGIVDYGIRLNRSERWDAYCYNPNGKECGGVFTDSKHVFKSPGYPNEYENDQICYWHIRVKYGQRIHLQFLEFDVEDDTACMADYLEIYDSYDDINGFVGRFCGDELPDDIISTGNVMTLKFLSDASVTAGGFQIRYVTMDVPSKAGDGKNATSQGKTNFLSGKFGIM
- the TNFAIP6 gene encoding tumor necrosis factor-inducible gene 6 protein isoform X2, translated to MIALIFFSALLWDEAQAWGFKDGVLHNSIWLERAAGVYHRESRSGKYQLTYAEAKAVCEYEGGHLATYQQLEAARKIGFHVCSAGWMAKGRVGYPIVKAGANCGFGRTGIVDYGIRLNRSERWDAYCYNPNGKECGGVFTDSKHVFKSPGYPNEYENDQICYWHIRVKYGQRIHLQFLEFDVEDDTACMADYLEIYDSYDDINGFVGRFCGDELPDDIISTGNVMTLKFLSDASVTAGGFQIRYVTMDVPSKAGDGKNATSQGKTNFLSGKFGIM